The following coding sequences are from one Bos mutus isolate GX-2022 chromosome 22, NWIPB_WYAK_1.1, whole genome shotgun sequence window:
- the MEN1 gene encoding menin isoform X2, translating to MGLKAAQKTLFPLRSIDDVVRLFAAELGREEPDLVLLSLVLGFVEHFLAVNRVIPTNVPELTFQPSPAPDPPGGLTYFPVADLSIIAALYARFTAQIRGAVDLSLYPREGGVSSRELVKKVSDVIWNSLSRSYFKDRAHIQSLFSFITGTKLDSSGVAFAVVGACQALGLRDVHLALSEDHAWVVFGPNGEQTAEVTWHGKGNEDRRGQTVNAGVAERSWLYLKGSYMRCDRKMEVAFMVCAINPSIDLHTDSLELLQLQQKLLWLLYDLGHLERYPMALGNLADLEELEPTPGRPDPLTLYHKGIASAKTYYRDEHIYPYMYLAGYHCRNRNVREALQAWADTATVIQDYNYCREDEEIYKEFFEVANDVIPNLLKEAASLLEAGEERPGEQTQGTQSQGSALQDPECFAHLLRFYDGICKWEEGSPTPVLHVGWATFLVQSLGRFEGQVRQKVRIVSREAEAAEAEEPWGEEAREGRRRGPRRESKPEEPPPPKKPALDKGPGAGQGAVPGPPRKPPGTVPGTARGAEGGSAAPVPAPAASPPPEGPVLTFQSEKMKGMKELLVATKINSSAIKLQLTAQSQVQMKKQKVSTPSDYTLSFLKRQRKGL from the exons ATGGGGCTGAAGGCTGCCCAGAAAACGCTATTCCCGCTGCGTTCCATCGACGATGTGGTGCGCCTGTTCGCTGCCGAGCTGGGCCGGGAGGAGCCGGACCTGGTGCTCCTATCCTTGGTACTGGGCTTCGTGGAGCATTTCCTAGCTGTCAACCGCGTCATCCCCACCAACGTGCCTGAGCTCACTTTTCAGCCCAGCCCTGCGCCCGACCCTCCTGGCGGCCTCACCTACTTCCCGGTGGCCGACCTGTCCATCATCGCTGCCCTCTATGCCCGCTTCACTGCCCAGATCCGTGGCGCCGTTGACCTGTCTCTCTACCCGCGAGAGGGGGGCGTCTCCAGCCGTGAGCTGGTCAAGAAGGTCTCCGATGTCATCTGGAATAGCCTCAGCCGCTCCTACTTCAAGGATCGTGCCCACATCCAGTCCCTCTTCAGCTTCATCACAG GCACCAAACTGGACAGCTCTGGCGTGGCCTTCGCCGTGGtgggggcctgccaggctctcggTCTCCGGGATGTCCACTTGGCCTTGTCCGAGGACCACGCCTGGGTAGTGTTTGGGCCCAATGGAGAACAAACAGCTGAAGTCACTTGGCATGGCAAGGGCAATGAGGATCGCAGAGGCCAGACAGTCAACGCGGGTGTGGCTGAGCGG AGCTGGCTGTACCTGAAAGGATCGTACATGCGCTGTGACCGCAAGATGGAGGTGGCATTTATGGTATGCGCCATCAACCCTTCCATTGACCTGCACACTGACTCCCTGGAGCTACTGCAGCTGCAGCAG AAGCTGCTGTGGCTGCTCTATGACCTGGGACATCTGGAAAG GTACCCAATGGCGCTGGGGAACCTGGCGGATCTGGAGGAGCTGGAGCCCACCCCGGGCCGGCCGGACCCACTCACCCTCTACCACAAG GGCATTGCCTCAGCCAAGACCTACTACCGGGATGAGCACATCTACCCCTACATGTACCTGGCTGGTTACCACTGTCGCAACCGCAATGTGCGCGAAGCTCTGCAGGCCTGGGCCGACACAGCCACTGTCATCCAGGA CTACAACTACTGCCGTGAAGACGAGGAGATCTACAAGGAGTTCTTTGAAGTAGCCAATGACGTCATCCCCAACCTGCTGAAGGAGGCCGCCAGCCTGCTGGAGGCTGGCGAGGAGCGACCCGGGGAGCAGACCCAG GGCACGCAGAGTCAGGGTTCTGCCCTCCAGGACCCAGAGTGCTTCGCCCATCTGCTGCGATTCTATGATGGCATCTGCAAATGGGAAGAGGGCAGCCCCACCCCCGTGCTGCATGTGGGCTGGGCCACCTTCCTTGTGCAGTCCCTAGGCCGTTTTGAGGGACAG GTACGGCAGAAGGTACGCATAGTGAGCCGAGAGGCGGAGGCGGCCGAGGCTGAAGAGCCGTGGGGCGAGGAAGCCCGAGAAGGCCGGCGGCGGGGCCCACGGCGGGAATCCAAGCCCGAGGAGCCGCCGCCGCCTAAGAAGCCGGCGCTGGACAAGGGCCCAGGCGCGGGCCAGGGTGCGGTGCCAGGACCCCCTCGGAAGCCCCCAGGCACAGTCCCCGGGACTGCCCGCGGCGCTGAAGGCGGCAGCGCCGCTCCAGTGCCGGCACCCGCTGCATCACCGCCACCCGAGGGTCCCGTGCTGACATTCCAGAGCGAGAAGATGAAAGGCATGAAGGAGCTGCTTGTGGCCACCAAGATCAATTCGAGCGCCATCAAGCTGCAGCTCACTGCGCAGTCACAAGTGCAGATGAAGAAGCAGAAGGTGTCTACACCGAGTGACTACACGCTTTCCTTCCTCAAGCGGCAGCGCAAGGGTCTCTGA
- the MEN1 gene encoding menin isoform X1, whose protein sequence is MPRAAAMGLKAAQKTLFPLRSIDDVVRLFAAELGREEPDLVLLSLVLGFVEHFLAVNRVIPTNVPELTFQPSPAPDPPGGLTYFPVADLSIIAALYARFTAQIRGAVDLSLYPREGGVSSRELVKKVSDVIWNSLSRSYFKDRAHIQSLFSFITGTKLDSSGVAFAVVGACQALGLRDVHLALSEDHAWVVFGPNGEQTAEVTWHGKGNEDRRGQTVNAGVAERSWLYLKGSYMRCDRKMEVAFMVCAINPSIDLHTDSLELLQLQQKLLWLLYDLGHLERYPMALGNLADLEELEPTPGRPDPLTLYHKGIASAKTYYRDEHIYPYMYLAGYHCRNRNVREALQAWADTATVIQDYNYCREDEEIYKEFFEVANDVIPNLLKEAASLLEAGEERPGEQTQGTQSQGSALQDPECFAHLLRFYDGICKWEEGSPTPVLHVGWATFLVQSLGRFEGQVRQKVRIVSREAEAAEAEEPWGEEAREGRRRGPRRESKPEEPPPPKKPALDKGPGAGQGAVPGPPRKPPGTVPGTARGAEGGSAAPVPAPAASPPPEGPVLTFQSEKMKGMKELLVATKINSSAIKLQLTAQSQVQMKKQKVSTPSDYTLSFLKRQRKGL, encoded by the exons AT GCCGAGGGCCGCCGCCATGGGGCTGAAGGCTGCCCAGAAAACGCTATTCCCGCTGCGTTCCATCGACGATGTGGTGCGCCTGTTCGCTGCCGAGCTGGGCCGGGAGGAGCCGGACCTGGTGCTCCTATCCTTGGTACTGGGCTTCGTGGAGCATTTCCTAGCTGTCAACCGCGTCATCCCCACCAACGTGCCTGAGCTCACTTTTCAGCCCAGCCCTGCGCCCGACCCTCCTGGCGGCCTCACCTACTTCCCGGTGGCCGACCTGTCCATCATCGCTGCCCTCTATGCCCGCTTCACTGCCCAGATCCGTGGCGCCGTTGACCTGTCTCTCTACCCGCGAGAGGGGGGCGTCTCCAGCCGTGAGCTGGTCAAGAAGGTCTCCGATGTCATCTGGAATAGCCTCAGCCGCTCCTACTTCAAGGATCGTGCCCACATCCAGTCCCTCTTCAGCTTCATCACAG GCACCAAACTGGACAGCTCTGGCGTGGCCTTCGCCGTGGtgggggcctgccaggctctcggTCTCCGGGATGTCCACTTGGCCTTGTCCGAGGACCACGCCTGGGTAGTGTTTGGGCCCAATGGAGAACAAACAGCTGAAGTCACTTGGCATGGCAAGGGCAATGAGGATCGCAGAGGCCAGACAGTCAACGCGGGTGTGGCTGAGCGG AGCTGGCTGTACCTGAAAGGATCGTACATGCGCTGTGACCGCAAGATGGAGGTGGCATTTATGGTATGCGCCATCAACCCTTCCATTGACCTGCACACTGACTCCCTGGAGCTACTGCAGCTGCAGCAG AAGCTGCTGTGGCTGCTCTATGACCTGGGACATCTGGAAAG GTACCCAATGGCGCTGGGGAACCTGGCGGATCTGGAGGAGCTGGAGCCCACCCCGGGCCGGCCGGACCCACTCACCCTCTACCACAAG GGCATTGCCTCAGCCAAGACCTACTACCGGGATGAGCACATCTACCCCTACATGTACCTGGCTGGTTACCACTGTCGCAACCGCAATGTGCGCGAAGCTCTGCAGGCCTGGGCCGACACAGCCACTGTCATCCAGGA CTACAACTACTGCCGTGAAGACGAGGAGATCTACAAGGAGTTCTTTGAAGTAGCCAATGACGTCATCCCCAACCTGCTGAAGGAGGCCGCCAGCCTGCTGGAGGCTGGCGAGGAGCGACCCGGGGAGCAGACCCAG GGCACGCAGAGTCAGGGTTCTGCCCTCCAGGACCCAGAGTGCTTCGCCCATCTGCTGCGATTCTATGATGGCATCTGCAAATGGGAAGAGGGCAGCCCCACCCCCGTGCTGCATGTGGGCTGGGCCACCTTCCTTGTGCAGTCCCTAGGCCGTTTTGAGGGACAG GTACGGCAGAAGGTACGCATAGTGAGCCGAGAGGCGGAGGCGGCCGAGGCTGAAGAGCCGTGGGGCGAGGAAGCCCGAGAAGGCCGGCGGCGGGGCCCACGGCGGGAATCCAAGCCCGAGGAGCCGCCGCCGCCTAAGAAGCCGGCGCTGGACAAGGGCCCAGGCGCGGGCCAGGGTGCGGTGCCAGGACCCCCTCGGAAGCCCCCAGGCACAGTCCCCGGGACTGCCCGCGGCGCTGAAGGCGGCAGCGCCGCTCCAGTGCCGGCACCCGCTGCATCACCGCCACCCGAGGGTCCCGTGCTGACATTCCAGAGCGAGAAGATGAAAGGCATGAAGGAGCTGCTTGTGGCCACCAAGATCAATTCGAGCGCCATCAAGCTGCAGCTCACTGCGCAGTCACAAGTGCAGATGAAGAAGCAGAAGGTGTCTACACCGAGTGACTACACGCTTTCCTTCCTCAAGCGGCAGCGCAAGGGTCTCTGA